A window of the Lactuca sativa cultivar Salinas chromosome 5, Lsat_Salinas_v11, whole genome shotgun sequence genome harbors these coding sequences:
- the LOC111886606 gene encoding wax ester synthase/diacylglycerol acyltransferase 11, with translation MSSSQGLNTLTQIKTIPEDGSRFKEQEYQPLSPMARLFHEPGSNVYIISIMGCKTKINVDVLKENLVQSLVRHPRFSSLQVFNKETLSIRWVPTNVNIDDHVIVPKLEPNIEFPDSFVEDYISNLSKSPIEDSKPLWDLHILDIKTTNNEGTGVFRFHHSLGDGISLMTLLLACTRKSSNPNALPTLPFNKDYSYIKFKGFYSVLEMLWNSCVALVMFLLTVLFLKDTETPLKGTLGVENRPRRFVHRSVNLDDIKAVKNVMGVTLNDVVLGVTQAGLSRYLNRRYSEISNANGTAHCNQNSFIPKNIRLRATFFFNLRATTRVDTLVETMKTGKLGRWGNQIGFVLLPFKIGLKTNPLDYVKEAKAVIDRKKASFEPLYTYFIVYFVLKLFGIKAVGKLNHKVFSNTTLWFSNVPGPEQEVTFYGHDLTYIAPSCYGQPNALMIHIVSYVDKLTFVISSDEETIPDPQRLCDDLEESLHLIKTSALATESAKNK, from the exons ATGAGTTCCTCACAAGGTCTCAACACTCTTACGCAGATCAAAACAATTCCGGAAGATGGTTCAAGATTTAAAGAACAAGAATATCAACCTTTGAGCCCTATGGCTAGGTTGTTCCATGAGCCTGGCTCCAATGTGTACATCATATCCATTATGGGGTGCAAAACTAAGATCAACGTTGatgtattaaaagaaaatcttGTTCAATCTCTCGTTCGACATCCTCGATTCTCAAGCCTACAG GTTTTCAACAAAGAAACCCTTAGCATCAGATGGGTTCCGACAAATGTGAACATCGATGACCATGTTATCGTTCCAAAACTTGAACCAAACATTGAATTTCCAGACAGTTTTGTTGAGGACTATATCTCAAACCTCAGCAAATCTCCCATTGAGGACTCAAAACCTTTATGGGATCTCCATATTCTTGACATTAAGACGACCAACAATGAAGGAACAGGTGTTTTCCGTTTCCACCATTCCTTAGGGGATGGTATTTCTTTGATGACACTTCTTCTTGCTTGTACACGAAAATCATCGAATCCAAATGCCTTGCCTACGCTTCCTTTCAACAAAGACTACAGCTACATAAAATTTAAAGGATTTTATTCAGTTCTAGAAATGTTGTGGAACTCCTGTGTTGCGCTTGTGATGTTTTTGTTGACCGTGTTGTTTCTTAAAGACACGGAAACCCCATTAAAAGGGACTCTAGGTGTTGAGAATAGACCAAGGCGTTTTGTGCACAGGAGCGTCAACTTAGATGACATTAAGGCGGTGAAGAATGTCATGGGCGTG ACACTCAATGATGTCGTTCTTGGAGTCACTCAGGCAGGATTATCACGTTACTTGAATCGTAGATATA GTGAAATCAGTAATGCTAATGGGACTGCTCATTGTAACCAAAACAGCTTCATTCCAAAAAACATTCGCCTTCGCGCCACATTCTTTTTCAACCTAAGAGCAACCACTAGGGTCGAT ACACTCGTGGAAACGATGAAAACTGGGAAGTTAGGAAGATGGGGCAACCAGATCGGTTTTGTGCTTCTTCCGTTTAAAATTGGACTCAAAACTAACCCTTTAGATTACGTAAAAGAAGCCAAAGCAGTCATCGATCGAAAGAAAGCTTCTTTTGAGCCGTTATACActtattttattgtttattttgtCCTCAAGTTGTTCGGCATTAAG GCTGTGGGGAAGCTAAACCATAAGGTTTTTTCTAACACGACCTTGTGGTTCTCAAATGTACCGGGACCAGAACAAGAAGTCACATTTTATGGACATGATTTGACTTACATTGCTCCTAGTTGTTATGGACAACCCAAT GCATTGATGATTCACATAGTGAGTTATGTGGATAAATTGACGTTTGTGATATCATCAGACGAGGAAACCATACCAGACCCTCAAAGGCTATGTGATGATCTAGAGGAATCTCTTCATCTCATCAAGACTTCCGCTTTGGCAACAGAGAGTGCTAAGAACAAGTAG